The nucleotide sequence TCATTTAAAATTAAAAGTCATCCATACCCCCGGTCATACACAAGGGGGTATTTGTTTACCTGGAGATAAATTTATATTTACTGGCGATACATTATTTGCTGGTGGAATTGGAAGAACAGATTTTCCTGGTGGAGATTATAAAACCTTAATTGATTCTATTAATCAACATCTTTTAATCTTAAAAGATGAAACGATTATTTACCCAGGACATGGGAATATCTCAACAATTGGAGAAGAAAGAAAAACTAATCCATTTTTACAATGAAAGATAAGGTTGAAAATTTTATAAATTATCTGGGTATAGAACGAGGATTATCGCCTAATACCTGTTTTGCGTATGAAAGTGATATTGGACAATATATCTTGTTCCTTGAAAAGAATAACATACAATCAGTTGATTCAAAAGAGATAAATGTCTTAAATTATCTTACCTATCTAAGAAATAATCATTTAAAATCATCAAGTATCAGTAGAAAGGTAGCAAGTATTAAAGCATTTTATCGATTTCTGGAGAATGAGGGACAAATTACTTATAATCCAACACTTTATTTAGAATCTCCATATACAAAATCATGGGCGGTGAGTAAATTACCTAAGTTTTTAACCTATAAAGAGATAGAATTATTATTAAATCAACCAGATATTAAACAACCATTGGGTCTAAGAGATAAAGCGATGTTAGAATTTATGTATGCCACAGGTGCTCGGGTTTCAGAGGTTATACTTTTAAATGTGGGACAGGTCAATTTAGAAATAGGGTTTGCGAATATTTTAGGCAAGGGTTCAAAAGAAAGGATAGTGCCTATCGGTCAGATAGCATTAACTTACCTGAGAGAATATCTGGAGAAAGCCAGACCATATTTAGTTAAAAATGATACTATCATCGAAAATCTGTTTGTAAATTGGCGAGGAAAGGGAATAACAAGACAGGCACTGTGGAAGATTATCAAAAGATATGCTCGATTGTGTGGAATAAAGAAGGAAATTTCTC is from bacterium and encodes:
- the xerD gene encoding site-specific tyrosine recombinase XerD; translated protein: MKDKVENFINYLGIERGLSPNTCFAYESDIGQYILFLEKNNIQSVDSKEINVLNYLTYLRNNHLKSSSISRKVASIKAFYRFLENEGQITYNPTLYLESPYTKSWAVSKLPKFLTYKEIELLLNQPDIKQPLGLRDKAMLEFMYATGARVSEVILLNVGQVNLEIGFANILGKGSKERIVPIGQIALTYLREYLEKARPYLVKNDTIIENLFVNWRGKGITRQALWKIIKRYARLCGIKKEISPHTLRHSFATHLLSNDADLRSVQEMLGHVNITTTQIYTHIHQARLKILHAKYHPRA